In Nymphaea colorata isolate Beijing-Zhang1983 chromosome 5, ASM883128v2, whole genome shotgun sequence, one genomic interval encodes:
- the LOC116254643 gene encoding L-ascorbate peroxidase 1, cytosolic-like produces the protein MGKIYPTVSEEYKKAIEKCRRKLRAVIAEKNCAPIILRLAWHSAGTFDVKSMTGGPFGTIKNELAHGANAGLDIAVRILEPVRDQFPSLSYADFVQLAGVVAVEVTGGPEIPFNPGRQDKTEAAVEGRLPDATKGSDHLRVVFKEQMGLSDQDIVALSGGHTLGRCHKERSGFEGAWTENPLIFDNSYFKELLSGEKAGLLQLPSDKALLSDPVFRPFVEKYAADEDAFFDGYAEAHLKLSELGFANA, from the exons atgggaaaaatctaCCCAACTGTTAGCGAGGAATACAAGAAGGCAATTGAGAAATGCAGGAGGAAGCTCAGAGCTGTCATTGCGGAGAAGAACTGCGCTCCCATTATCCTGCGTCTGGC ATGGCACTCGGCTGGAACTTTTGATGTTAAGAGCATGACGGGAGGCCCTTTCGGTACCATCAAGAACGAACTTGCTCATGGGGCAAACGCGGGGCTCGACATTGCTgtgaggattttggagccagtCAGGGATCAATTCCCATCCCTCTCTTATGCTGACTTTGTCCAG CTGGCTGGAGTTGTTGCTGTTGAGGTCACCGGTGGACCGGAGATTCCATTCAACCCAGGGAGACAG GACAAGACTGAGGCTGCCGTGGAAGGCCGACTTCCAGATGCCACCAAGG GTTCTGATCACCTGAGAGTTGTCTTCAAGGAGCAGATGGGTCTGTCTGATCAGGACATTGTTGCCTTGTCGGGAGGACACACTTTG GGAAGATGCCACAAGGAGCGATCTGGATTCGAGGGAGCTTGGACAGAGAACCCATTGATCTTTGACAACAGCTACTTCAA GGAGTTGCTGAGCGGGGAGAAGGCTGGGCTGCTTCAGCTTCCATCAGACAAGGCCCTTCTGTCGGACCCAGTTTTCCGTCCTTTCGTGGAGAAGTACGCAGCG GATGAGGATGCTTTCTTTGATGGCTATGCTGAGGCCCACCTGAAGCTCTCCGAGCTTGG ATTCGCCAACGCCTGA